tgagagagaggaaacgtaAGTGATGAGAATTGGAGAAGTATTGTTGGAACTGGGTACAGAAGTAGAGATAGGAATAAGGAATTGCTGGAAAGggaaatacaaatacagataggAAGTAGTATTGCTGGAAATGGGAATAGAAATAAAGATAGTTAAGGTTGACATGTCAGGGTTTGGTTAAAGAAAATGGTATCATGTGAGGGTACACACTAAGGTTTGCTCTCCCTGACATTCGCTGCATGGAGAAAATATTGCGAAGAGAGAGGTTGATACAAAGCGACAAGAGCAACAATCACACTCACGGCCTccgccaactcctcctcctcccgcgcctTCCGCTGCTCCTCCAGGAACGCCTCCTCatcgaactcctcctcctcttcctcctcctcctcatcgtcctcgcTGTAAACCAAAACTAGTCATGATTTCTCCATAACCAACAAATTAGTCCTAAGTGTATTTGTCTTTTCTATGATTAAGAATTATTTGCTTCAAGCTTAAGTAAATAAAGCTTCAGAAGTCATTGAGAATATAGTGTTTTGTCCCATGCAGAGGTCTAATGACAGTAATATTTCATACTATTAtcactacttcaactactacgaGTACTACCGCGCCTGGAGTGCTCTACCTGGCCAAGTCTGCATACTCCGGGGGTTCCTCTTCGGGCATATCCATCTTGGCGGGTTCTGTTGGGGCCTGCCGCTGGGGGCACGGCGCTTCTGCACGAACTCACGGGGCTGGGGGGCACTCACACCCCGATGTCTTTCTCGGCCTCTTCTGCATGTTTAAAGAAGCGTCAGGTCGTCTCCGagggcactgtgtgtgtgtgtgtgtgtgtgtgtgtgtgtgtgtgtgtgtgtgtgtgtgtgtgtcgcccacATACCTGTACTACCTTCCTCGCTCCCTCACCACACCTATCAGTACGTGGCCGCAGGGAGTCACGTCCAGGGCCGCCAAGGGCACGGCTCGCGGGGCGGCGCGCGAAGGCCCGGCTGGTGCATGGCGTACGTGTGTCCTGTCTCACCTGAGCCCGGAACTGCTTGGCGGACCAGTCGTGGTTACTATGGCAACGCGTCCCTACCGCCAACACCATCCTGTCTCTGccgcaccctcctcctccacccagttGATAATGGTGACCAAGCCCTGCGTGTCGGCAACGTGCATCAGCTTCTCGTGGTGGCGGGCAAGgcgtaaacaaaacaaaagccaCGAGGTCTTTTTATTGTGCCAGGATCAGTGGCAGCCACAAGTGCCGACTCAGCATGATAATTTTCTGCCATGCGAGGCACAGCTGGCCCCTTACTGTCTCCAGAGATTTTTACCTTACACTGGCAGACCACATTGGTCCTACACGTGCccagagaggtgaggaaagacgATGCTTTATTGTGAGATGTGACAATGGCTGCCTACCCTATGGTCCGACGTAGCCCCGCGCAGGCTGGCAGCAGCGAGCAGTAGCGGCGGCCGGGACGGCTGGGTGCTGCTGCTCCTAGGGGCCGGGGTGGACGTGGCCGCCCTGCAGGGCGTGGCGCTGGGCACACACGCAGGCGGTGGTCACCTCCAGGTAGCGCGGCAGGTAGTGGGCGCCGCCCGAGGCCTCGCTGCTCCACACCGTCACCTGGCGGGTCACGGAGGTGCAGCGGAAGTCGCCCTGCACGGAGCAGCGGAGGCCGTCACACAGGCAGCTCACCTCCAGGATGGCGGCGGGCAGGGTGCCGTGCATGAACTCCTTCCGCACCAGGTGCCACGGACAGTCCCCGGCCGTGGTGGCGTCCTCGAGCCACTGCGGTTGGTAGCCGGAGTAGTCCCGCTGCGGCATGCCCTGGGCGTCGAGCTTCAGGCCGCGGCAGGCGTCGTGGCGCGCCACGGTGAGGAAGTAGCGCGGCACGGACGTGTACTCCCTGAAGAGGGCCTCCAGCAGGGCGTGCGGCGGGCAGGGACTGTCGGGTTCGGAGCTGGAGTTGTTGAAGGTGTCTTCCTCGGCTAGATAGGTGAGGATGTCCTGGTCGGGGACGCTGTAATAGTCAGGGCCTGACGACGCCGACATCATcgccaggaggaggacgagagcgaCGCCAGGCCACGGCTCGGCGGACAGCCAGATCCTCATGTCCAGACCGAAGGCGCAGCTCCCCTCACTATAGCGCTGCGCTGGCCGGCGAGGATGTGCGTCTCGCCCCCGCCCCGCACACTATATATCCTTGGGAGTCCTGGCCGCGCAGGAGGCCGCTGAGTCTAGCGACGCCTAGGGATTCACAGCAAATTACTGGGCGGCTCCCAGACGCGACGCGATCTGCTCCACATGAGTGTCGCCCCTCTCATTAACATTTCTCAAGGCTGGAGCGACGACAGAAAAATGATTCTTGCATTACTAACTATCAACTATTAGCGTCTGTCTGGTGCAGGTGTAGGCAGGGTGTCTGTGGCCACGTTCAGACACACTGCATCACACCCATGCTTGTTGTTGTCGCCGCTACGACTGAGCAGGAATAACCACACAAGACCTCGTCGTTCACTCACTTTAATTGCGGTAAACGTGTGAGATATAAGCGATACATTTCAATTATCACGTATCAAATAATGCATCACAAGATAATCGATTACAGACAAGGCGAGTATAACAAATGTGTCACTGTATCCTAACAGCTAATTATACAAATCATGTAAACTTACGGCATTGATGGGTCTGTAATCCTTGCAGCTCCCTTTTCCCCGTTCCATCCGCTGCAGGGGAATAGCGTCCATTCACTCGGCCAGTCGCCTTTTGTTTGTCCCACCACCCTTGGCTTGAGGCGATACCCGCCCATAGCTATGACGGCTGACCTTCAGGTCGTGGCCTCGTCCACTACCATACCTCACTGTCTATTTCATCTGTGTCCCGCCGTCCTCAGTGTAAACACGAGCGCCAGGCACACTGCTCTTCCTCTTACACTCTTCTTCACTACTTCGTGCCTCATCCTCACTACCCCTTACAACAATTGCAGTACATTCAACTATTACATCACATTGCCATTCATAGGCACACGTCATTACATTTATCATTATATTTACGTAACATTACGCGCGTCATTACATTTAGCGTcacgaatcaagaacgagttcgggggcaacatgagccaatgcaagatggcgccactataaaacactcgcctgcgccagaacaggctgggccattCCAAACATTTACTTACCATTTCATTTACCATTCAAGATGCAGCAACACTTATGAAGGAATGTTTGTGTCTACGAAACTATTCTGACGACACTGGCATGGAGGCTGACCTGAAGCCAGGCCGCAGCGGGATTCGGGCACGTTCAGCTCAAGTGAACGGAAGCGAACGGAACGCTGCGCTGGCtgtggagcagggcctgaaacctcatcaacggtaaacggtaatatTTTAATGAAATTGTAGTATATCTTTACAGTAATTCTTCAATGATGTCTTAAGTAGGCGTAATCTTAAGTAAGAACCCAAATgatacaaatgtgtgtgtgtgtgtgtgtgtgtgtgtgtcagagtaaGGGCACAACCATCACAACTCAAtgtatcttcctttccatcctgagAAGCCCCACGTTAGCAAGGTCGCGGGACTCATACAGTGAGCGACTGGCGTGCAGCGCGTtgcgggggaggggaggtacCGCTCAGACGCCGTCACCCGATTTTTGAGTCCTCAGTCTTTGGCATTCTTCAGCAGCGGACTGTCCTCGGGAAATGTGACTATGGTGTCCTTGTGCGGCTTGGAGCGCCCTTTTACTTTCTGCGTCTTCTGTTCTTGGTTTTCTGTCGAGGTGAAGTTTCTAGCTTTGTTACTCTCCTcgttctttatcctctctttgtTACTTTCCTCGTTCTTTATCCTGTCTTTGTTACTTTCCTCGCTCTTTCTCCAATTGCACGCTTGGGAGTTCTCCAGACGCACCATCACGTCCCAGAACCGGGCGTGGCTGAGGTACTGTCCCAGGCGGTACAGGACATACACGTCGCCGACCCGACTGTTCCTCGCCACGTTTTCGATGACCAAGGAGCGCTTGGTGGTGGCGTGAACCGGCTTGGAGAAACGCAGCAGCAGGAGGCGCACACTCGGCAcctgcaggaggagaaggaagataatctGGCAGATCGTGATGGACATGATGACGATGAGCCACAGCCACAGCCCCATGAAGATCTTCTCGTACAGCTCCATAAAGATGAGGTGGCACCCGAACATCTCCGTGCGGCGGTTCACCAGCTGGTTGGCGACGGTCAGCTCGCAGGAGACGAACGGCGGGAACGTTTGGGACATGAAGTCGGTGAAGTTTTCCGGGTCTCGGTCGAAGGGGAAGGACCTGTAGCCATACAGGATGAACCTTCCCTGCAGCACGAAATTGAGGAACACGAAGGTGCATATGTCCACCCCCACCGCTATCGCGTTGACAAGGATGTACTTCATGTAGACGTCGTCGTGAGTTCGTATGTTGAAGACCATGTAGCGGTAGACCTTGTCGACCactttgctctcttcctcttcataggTGGCGGCCTCTTTGTTCAGGTCTTCAAGAAGCTTTTTACATCTGGCATTATCCAAGTTCTTTGAGACCTTACGAGGCAGGTAGAAGAGGACGGCCAGCAGGAGGAAGGACCAGTGCACCCAGCGGTAGAAGAGGATGTACCGCCGCTTGCCGTCCAACTGCAGGAACGGGTAGGAGAGGCACACGTTCACGTACTCCTCCCGCACCGTCGTCTCGGCGTTGAAGTGCGACACGCAGACGATGTTGTCCCTGTGGTACCTGGCGGGGGCGACGACGTGAGCGGGGTCAGAGGGCATATCGGGACAGAGGACATATGGGGACAGAGggcatatcgagagagagagagagagagagagagagagagagagagagagagagagagagaacgaggcaCCCACCAGGAATGAAAGACGGCCAGGAAGCCCCCGAACATGGCCCACACGGTGCAGCGGTAGTGCAGGTAGAGCGGCAGCCCATCGAGGGGCCCGGTGGTTACCTTGTTGATCTGCGTATGTACCCCGCGGACCACCGTCTCCAGCAGGTAGCGGATGTCCAGCAGGTTCAGGTTCTTGTCCCCCTGCTTTTTATTGTCATCCTTTAGTGAGTatcaggaggaggatgaagatgaggatgaggaagaggaggaggaggaagaagggtaggatAATTTGTCACTGTCCGAAATCAACTCTCTTAGTAACCTATCACTGTTAATATAAGTATGCCGGTAGCGACTAGTTTGAAGTGATCTTGTAACCTTCAACACTTAGTTTTCCTACAATGTTTTTATTCACTGCCTTTCTGATTTAACAAAACAAAAGATATCCAACTCCAAGCAAACACTGCCTTGCTGGGGGTTTGAACTGATCTCACGACCCCCACGATCAACAGTTTTCCTACAGTGTTCTTATCCAATGCCTTTCTAATTTAACAAAACAAAAGATATCCAACTCCAAGCAAACACTGCCTTGCTGGTGGTCTGAATTGATCTCATGACCCCCACGATCTACAGTTTTCCTACAGTGTTTTTATACCAAGTGTTTCTTATctgacgaaaaacaaaacaaaacaaactccaAGCACAAGCTACCTTATTGCCGCCGCCCCTCGACATATTAAAGTTATTGCTGGACGGGTTGTTGTGCTGCTCTCGGTTCGGCTGTCCTCTCTCCACCTTGACAAAATGTTTAGTGTGATTAAATACGTTATTTCCACGGtaaatatatctgtgtgtgtgtgtgtgtgtgtgtgtgtgtgtgtgtgtgtgtgtgtgtgtgtgtgtgtgtgtgtgtgtgtgtgtgtgttatcagaagTGAGATAAGGACAGATCAAGTGATAAATCTCCCTGAATTACTAAGGAAAAATTTGACATTGATCTATGATATACGTTCTTGATAACATTCCCTCTTGTAAAGTCACGTAAGGCCTTTCCACGACTCCTAAAACACTTTATATTGACGGGGGACATTGTACTCCTGTCAACTCGGGCCTCGTCTCCCGGTAAATATCATAGACTTCACTCGCAATCTCCGTCCTTATCACTCTTTTTTAGGCACCATCGCAAAAAGTAGCTTCAAGGGGGCTGTAGATGTCGCATCCACGAAAAGGAAGTTAGGGTTTTGGTTAGggttttattcttctccttactCTCTATTAACATATCGGCACCCAGGCACacgcatttgccaaggctttcgtaggcgttgtgagCGTTTCCACTGGCAGTTTGacgtccctggtggtagtgtgacaaagcatctgtaccatgaacgtgaaaaaacactcatgagaaggcTACTGATCTTCATGACCTTTGGAAAGCGTTGATATGAGGCGGAAAAAGCGCTGGAGA
Above is a window of Eriocheir sinensis breed Jianghai 21 chromosome 16, ASM2467909v1, whole genome shotgun sequence DNA encoding:
- the LOC126999466 gene encoding uncharacterized protein LOC126999466, whose amino-acid sequence is MRIWLSAEPWPGVALVLLLAMMSASSGPDYYSVPDQDILTYLAEEDTFNNSSSEPDSPCPPHALLEALFREYTSVPRYFLTVARHDACRGLKLDAQGMPQRDYSGYQPQWLEDATTAGDCPWHLVRKEFMHGTLPAAILEVSCLCDGLRCSVQGDFRCTSVTRQVTVWSSEASGGAHYLPRYLEVTTACVCAQRHALQGGHVHPGP
- the LOC126999467 gene encoding innexin inx2-like isoform X3, which translates into the protein MSRGGGNKGDKNLNLLDIRYLLETVVRGVHTQINKVTTGPLDGLPLYLHYRCTVWAMFGGFLAVFHSWYHRDNIVCVSHFNAETTVREEYVNVCLSYPFLQLDGKRRYILFYRWVHWSFLLLAVLFYLPRKVSKNLDNARCKKLLEDLNKEAATYEEEESKVVDKVYRYMVFNIRTHDDVYMKYILVNAIAVGVDICTFVFLNFVLQGRFILYGYRSFPFDRDPENFTDFMSQTFPPFVSCELTVANQLVNRRTEMFGCHLIFMELYEKIFMGLWLWLIVIMSITICQIIFLLLLQVPSVRLLLLRFSKPVHATTKRSLVIENVARNSRVGDVYVLYRLGQYLSHARFWDVMVRLENSQACNWRKSEESNKDRIKNEESNKERIKNEESNKARNFTSTENQEQKTQKVKGRSKPHKDTIVTFPEDSPLLKNAKD
- the LOC126999467 gene encoding innexin inx2-like isoform X2, whose amino-acid sequence is MSRGGGNKQGDKNLNLLDIRYLLETVVRGVHTQINKVTTGPLDGLPLYLHYRCTVWAMFGGFLAVFHSWYHRDNIVCVSHFNAETTVREEYVNVCLSYPFLQLDGKRRYILFYRWVHWSFLLLAVLFYLPRKVSKNLDNARCKKLLEDLNKEAATYEEEESKVVDKVYRYMVFNIRTHDDVYMKYILVNAIAVGVDICTFVFLNFVLQGRFILYGYRSFPFDRDPENFTDFMSQTFPPFVSCELTVANQLVNRRTEMFGCHLIFMELYEKIFMGLWLWLIVIMSITICQIIFLLLLQVPSVRLLLLRFSKPVHATTKRSLVIENVARNSRVGDVYVLYRLGQYLSHARFWDVMVRLENSQACNWRKSEESNKDRIKNEESNKERIKNEESNKARNFTSTENQEQKTQKVKGRSKPHKDTIVTFPEDSPLLKNAKD
- the LOC126999467 gene encoding innexin inx2-like isoform X1 — encoded protein: MSRGGGNKDDNKKQGDKNLNLLDIRYLLETVVRGVHTQINKVTTGPLDGLPLYLHYRCTVWAMFGGFLAVFHSWYHRDNIVCVSHFNAETTVREEYVNVCLSYPFLQLDGKRRYILFYRWVHWSFLLLAVLFYLPRKVSKNLDNARCKKLLEDLNKEAATYEEEESKVVDKVYRYMVFNIRTHDDVYMKYILVNAIAVGVDICTFVFLNFVLQGRFILYGYRSFPFDRDPENFTDFMSQTFPPFVSCELTVANQLVNRRTEMFGCHLIFMELYEKIFMGLWLWLIVIMSITICQIIFLLLLQVPSVRLLLLRFSKPVHATTKRSLVIENVARNSRVGDVYVLYRLGQYLSHARFWDVMVRLENSQACNWRKSEESNKDRIKNEESNKERIKNEESNKARNFTSTENQEQKTQKVKGRSKPHKDTIVTFPEDSPLLKNAKD